Part of the Trichoderma asperellum chromosome 1, complete sequence genome is shown below.
TTGTGTGATGGGTGTGCATCTGGTCTCTTTTGTCACACCACCCATGAGGAGGGACAATAACAATTACCTATAGTAGGTCAGTTGTATGGGTACATTTTCGTAACGTGCAACTAGGAGCGGCCTGTGTTGGGTAGCGGGACATGGCAAAGGATGGGCACAACCAGCACCAACGCGAGCTAGCTAGCTATGCAcgaaaaaatagaagaggaaaagaagaatgaaaaaggATGCGAGTTTGAGACATGGAGCCGATCATTGAGTGCCCATCctgccattttctttttgtgtgTGCCTCGAATGTCTCGCCCATCCCATCTCTATTACTGCAGCCTGCCGAATCTCGTCTGGATATGCATACTGTACAGTTCCTCTGAGTGTGTTTCATGGGACGGGAGGGAAAGATCCACAGCCGATCCATACTTGGACCCCAATTCGATCTGGGCCATACGAGATATCAAAACATATAGGTAGATACATAATAGACATTTGAGTAATGTGAGGAGGAGAGGCTCAAACTGCGGGCTGGGAAACTGGGAAACTTTTGCGTTGTCCTGGGCTTGGCAGCATCACGACTCGACGCCAACTGGCTTGCGGCGACGCACTGGGTACGGTCTGCATGTGTTGTACCACGCTGTACGTCCGTGATTTTGCACCAAATAGTATCAAGAATAACGGGATATCGCCACCAGTAACCGAGCCACGAGATGGGGCTCTACTGCTAAACTTTGAATTCTCGACTTGCAAAGTGTGGAGATAATGGGAATCGGCCATTTTCCGCATGTCTAAATTAAAGGAAACCCAATTACAAGGGGatagaaagaagatgaaaaagtgGATGAGAACAGACGTGTTCAACAAGCTGAGGCAAGAAAAGCGAGCCACTCGCTTCTTGTGATCATGTAATGGGTATACTCTGTACGCAGTGGGGAGAGACGCAGTCATTCGCGGTGTAAGCATAATGTGCTTCGTACTCGTACTTGTTAGCCACGGTGGATTCGTACATCGtgcaaaaaaaatctaatCAAACGAAAACAACGTAccgagatggaagaggcagaggcgaaAAGAGAGAACGGGGGGAGAAATGGCCTCATCTGCTCCATCTTCTGCACCGTTCTCGCATCACAAACTCCACCCTGGAATTTCAAAGCTGGTGCTCCCGCCCCCGATCCATGGAGTACAGGAGCACAAGTTACTGTTTTTATATCAACTTACTTGCAGCCATCGAGGTGTGAATACTGTAGCATATCAGTTTTCGAGGCGCCGTTGGTCTTGAGTGCCGTTGGACTGGGTGTTGCTCCTTTGAAGTAGCTTCCTGTACATCATCCCAGGGCGGTAGCATCATCGGCGTACGTGCGTCCCCTTGCCCGGGCTTGTCTTGCGATAAGGCTGCGAGGACAGGCACCAGGATGGTACGAGGAGACACACTCGTGCATGTACCTGTGCAGGGGCAGCCCCCCGTTGCATGAATTGAGCATCAGGGTATGCCGCTTGTCACTTTTTGAGTTCTGTCCAGGTGCCTAAACTTTGCAATCGCTCAGGAGAACAGGCCGCCGCGTCGATGACAGTTTCGGAACCCAGAGCCAGATTGACTTTTTCTCGCATCGCGCTCGGAAAGTCTCCTTACATGCAGCCTGCTCTGCTTGCCACAGAGAAGACCTGTTTGTATGCAATGCATCCTGGACAATTAGGGGACCTCAATCCCTGGGCCATCGTCAGCTCGCTTATTAGCCCAAGGGCCCCAAAGTTTTCCGTGTTCCCATTCGTACCTGTACACAATCCAGAGCCAACGCAGATGCCGCAGGATTGccgatcagcagcagcaccgtcgTTTTTGTTGAGACCGGGCATCCTCTCGGTGAGAAACGAGACGCCtcagaaaataaaaataaaatcaaagTGCAGCCAATggcgtttttctttcttctctttttttcggaAGGCTTCCAATCCATATGTCGACATCAGAGGGACCCCCTGGTCAGCCAATGACGACGAGGCCCATCCGCAGTGCCCGCCACGTCCATCAGAGGCGGTGGGCGAACGAGTGCTTGGCAAGTAGGTATAGTAGGTCTAGTAGGCATTTGCGTGTATGTACCGCTGTAGATACTGAGAGGACGTTCAATTGAAACACAGGAAGAGACCACCATCCAGTAGAAATgaactacctactactgtactacctactaccacAAGCAGGGATGCAAATGAGACTGGACCCGGGAGGCCGGCTTGGCGATCCAACGCTGGCCGCCCGCAACGGCTAGCAAATAACGAAACTTGATGCATCAGAAAAATGATACCATAGCATTGGCCGTTTAGCGGTATCCGTACACCTTGGGGAGCTCATCTGTACCTTACCTTGGGGCTAAGAAacaaaagtacatgtagtgtTAGCCACCATCTACACCGCACTCACACTCACGCCCATGCAgctgttttttgtttttgtttttttgtcccATCTGCCCACCCAGTACTCCATATAGCGAGCTCTCATGGCAAACAAACGAACCCGAAGAAAGAGGAGCCCAAGACGCCAGAGCCCAAAAGCCAAATACCCTCTTTTCCCGCTCCAGCGATAGGCTCGCCTGCTCCCATTTGCTCTCTCTCGGCCGaaaagcaagagagaagctgCAAGTAGCCACAGCGAGAGCTCCACTGTACGCAACTCAACTGGCAAACGTGCAGTGGCCCTTTGCGGTGCTCACCCAGTAAATGGCACCTCGAGGGGAGCCATTTTGTACGTTTCACAGCAGCATggcccctcccccccttgtTCGGCCTGTACTGTGTACTGCTAGGGATTTTGGATTCGTGGACGGCCAGTAGAGGCGTGTGTGAGTGTGGACGAGTACGGTGCGGTGGCTTGTCTCTGTCGTACTGCTGgctgttctctctctctttccctctctcttctcactcatattccctcttcttccccccttctcctctctccttgtCGTATTTGTAgtggtacggagtacaagtgTGCTACTTTGCTCCCAAGGAGGCGTCAGGTCGAATTGCAAGCATCACACCTTATTTGCTCTTGTACCTTACCCAGTGGGCTCATTTTTCCTGTCCAAGTCGTGGGTTTCTTAGTACCAcctacttaagtatttaccgtgccttttatttttgtcTAGGTGGCTTTCCCATCACTTTGGTCGACCAACCTACCTATTTATCTCCTTCCCCCCCAGGGCCTCAAGGACCTTATCCGCCCTGGTGCAACAACACGCTTGCTCGTCTTTTTTCTCAGCATTTCTCATCCCGGGATCCTTACCTTGCATAGGACTTTTCCCTCGTCCTTCAAttcaaaacaaacaagaagcCCGCTGCATCCCGAAAtctcgcatctctctgcctttCTGttactctctcttctttcacttGTTCATCATTGCATTCGCCACTCATCACCTAACATCCGGCAGTCTATATCCTTATCTTACTAGAGCTGTTTCTTACCGGCATTTTTGGCCCGCAGCTCACGGCCAACCACCATTTTCCTGGCTGCCTCTTGACATTTTCTAATCGGGTCAATTGCTCATCCGTCCTCTCATCTTTTGCCTCATTCCTTCCAGCGACTCTATTTCTTGCATTATATTTTCCACAGTTGCCGAGCATAACCCTGAAGAGAGTATTCTATACCAAATTGCTTCCCTTCTCTAGCGACAAGATACGGGGCTTGATCCGTGTCTCTCGCCTTTTCTCTACCTACCGATAAGAGACAAAACCTGCGCAAACTGACTTGGGCTCACTCTCCCTTTTTGTCCTTCACCTTCCCCAAGCCATCCGCTGTCTGAATGGGAAGCTTGGAGAACTGGAGCTCCGACGAGGGCGACGGCCCCAGAGACAAAACTCCCCGGTCCCACAGACCCAGCCATCAGTCGTCGCGGCGTAGCATGAACCGCTCAGTGTCCATCTTATCCAACTTGTCCGAGATGTCGGCGTCGGTCACCTTCGGCTCTCAATGGTACCGAAACGACTCGGACAGGTATGGCCACCGGTCGTCTGACCACCGGGCGCCGAGGACGAGGACTCCCTATCGCGACATTGACGACGACTGGTCTGACGAGCCTTATGACGAGAGGGACCGCTCCGAGGGGGCCTCAGGCTCCGACAATGACGATAGCAAGCAGAAAGTCAAGCGGCGGCAATCTACGAGTAAGTGGAAACATGACAAACTGTTTTGCCCCATCTCTTTCAGTCGTTCTCCCTGTTTCTCAGTTCCACTTCCTTCGAACCGTTCCGTCATTCATTGatacacttttttttttttttcaccaaTTCCTTACACTTCTTTTCTGTCCAATTATCTTTGTGATCTACTCTtaatctttttctctttattttcACTGTGTTGCCATACCACGGACTATTCGGAGATTTTTATTTCCCCCTTCTCTAGTCATGTCTCGGCTGGTTTTTCCGGAACCGACCCAGCACTGGGAGACAAGAATGACGCCAGCACAATCCACAAAAATCTATCCCATAGCTGGCGCTTAGGCCCGTCTGTCAAGAACCCCACAGGAACCACAGAAGAACCATCGCGGGGTACCCGGAGAAAGTCCATCACCTTGCATGAGACGGCGGCTCCAGCTGTTTCCACCAGCACGCGACCATCCCAGCCCGGCTTATGTGGACTTTCCAGCGGCCACTATTCCCGTTGTTATGTTGGATCTTCTGTTTCTCGCCTGTAAATTCATGTGAATAGTTTCTTGGGGGTTTCTACAAGTGTCGATCTCCCTCCTAGTTTCTCCTATTagaattactattatttaccCCACTCCGCTTTTCTCAAGCACTTCCGCTATTTAGACCgttgctcttcctcttcctctttgtttctctttctgaCAGCTTCCTCAATAGATGTTGATGtagatgctggtgctggatcCAGCTCTTCGGCGTCAACTGGGAGTCGCCCTATTGCCATCCCTAGGTCGAGACAAAATAGCGTTGCCTCTGCCATCACGATACCAGAAGCCCTATCTGCAAGGGGCGAACGGCAAGGGTGAGTATAATAGGACCATTAgtatttccttttccttcttcatcctcacaTGTTTTTTTCGATTGTAGTGCATATTTCCCCTTTCACGAAGATCCCAAAACTCGTGTACGACATTCTCATCCTTTCTACTACGACATGAAGAATCAGGATATTGCTTCGCCTTCGCTTGAGGATGTGGATACGGGTGCGGACGCAGATGTGGATATGCCCAAGCCCAAGTCTCAATATGAGCTGTCCAGCTCCACACAAGACGATTCATACGGGTTCCTaagcgacgatgaagacagTGAGCCTTTCATCTCTGCGTCGATGGGCAAATATTACCCACAAGTCTACGAAAGGCGCCAGGCGTTGAAGAAGGGTATTGCCCTGCCAGCTTTGCCaacagcaagcagcagcaagccctCTGGTAGCAAGTCTACAGCTTCCAAATCTCACAGGCGTCGACCAAGGCCTCGGACTCCCGTCATTGTTCCCCGACTAGCAGCGACTACCACTGAATCCATCCCGCCCTTTCAGCTAGAGTCGGCGGAGTAGCGACATTCTAAACCCATTTTGAGGCTGCCTAAGGCGACCAAGGTTCGTCATTGGATTCACATACGCCAGGACAGGGCATGGCAATCAGAcatagaattttttttttcgggatATTTTTTGGATAGAGTCACTAGCATTGCGGGGAGTGTTTGGAACTTGGCATTTGGAATAGGATTTGGGCAACGAAATGACTACTTATACACCCAGCTTACTCAGGATTAAACTCGCTGAACAAGTAGCTGCCTGATGAATAAACACTTTTAAGAAGAATTTCCTTTATTGTTATAAAAACTGTAATGTTGCTTCTTACAGTATCGATGATCGGATTATCTCGCATCGAGCACACTTCTACTACAGCAAAGCCAGACGAGCGGATAAGATTTAAATGCGATTTTACAATCTCTACAAAAGCTTTAGAACAATGCCCTTTTAAACATAACCACTTTCCATGGTATAATGTAAGACAGTTTTCATTTAACGTACATATATCCATCACCGCTTCTCCTTTCGATGAATGCAGATTTACTATGAGCGGCAATGAGTATTTCAAACATCAAATTATCCACCAAGCGCCTCATGGGTATGCCCACAATATACTGAATCGTAGCATATATTGCGCTGCTTGTATTACTGGTCTTTGCGTAATACGATGAAATGGTAATGGAAATGTATGATTGATCTTGAATACATGGGAAAACTTGATTAGTTATAGAGTTTGATGAATtattgatattttttttacgagGTTACAATTTTAACTGGTTGCGAATGCCAATCCCACAAGAGACTTTTCCATGGCATAGCGCTGCAAGGTATGCTATATTACAGAGAGCTGCCCACTGTAATTCAACGCCTGTATTCCAGCGCGCTTGCAACCGCCAACCACTAACCCCAAGTATGCCTATTGTTCAGAAATTGCTATATCGTCAGTGAATATCTCTTTATTGAGCATTGGGAAATACTATGCCTTGATTCATTTCTTATTAATTGTTCTCctcttatcttttttttttggcaacTTTACATCACATTATAAGTATGCAAGGCGTATTCAATAGTTCTTTCCTTGCAATTCTGGCGCCAAAAAAATCAATCAAGATAGATCACATGATCTCGCGTCGCGTCTTCCATCTCTGCATCCCATCGCCAAATCGCGTCTCGCTGCAATACTGTCCCGCTCATGTCTCGCTAGCAATGACGATAGCTTTCCTCAGCTTGTTTTCCGAAAGCTGCGCCCGCCTTTTGAGAGAATAAAAATCAAACAGGCTCGCATTGCTTCGCAGTTCTACCCTCACGTTTTGCCCATTCATCCTGGTTCTTTCTCTCAGCTGCCTCTATGCATCCTTCGAGTTCTTCGTCTGTGCATTCGTACTTTTCTCAGCAGCCGTCTCTACCTCTCTACATATCTCGGTCTGCGGATCTATTTCCAGCTTCTCACTCTGATTTGCTTTCCTCCAGTATTTCCGCTTCGGTAAAGCATAGTACTTTACGTTCCACACCACACAATGTATCGCCCGAGAAAAAACGCTGGCCCGGCTAATCGCTTGGAGATATCTTCGTCTCCAGAACCTCAGCAACCTACCTCATCACCCACTAGAGGTGATGCTCAAGCGAATGTCCAGGCTACTTCACAACCTATATTTCGCCCCGTCAGACGCAACACACGGCCGGGCTTGATTTCTATATCAGGTGCTCATGCTGCTCAGCCCACCAGTCGACCGGCTAAAAGCGTTGCACCACCTACTTTATCTTCTATATCAACTGCTCAAGCTGCCCAGCCTACCTTTCGCCCTGCGAGGAGCATCGCCCAGCCTGAACTATCTTCAATACCGTCTGTTCAAGCTGCTCAGCCTACCTTTCGCCAACCTAGGACCGTCCCACAGCCTAGTCTCTCTTCTATACCCACAGCTCAAGCTGCCCAGCCTACGTTTCGCTCAATTAGAAGCGCTGCACCATCTACTTTATCATCTACGACAGCCACTCACACTCCTCAGCATCCTATACCTCACTCATACAGAAGTGTTGGAGTACAGGTTAATTTGccccctcctccagcccCAACTCCAGCCCCTCTGCCAGCGGCGAGAGAAAGCAGACCGGCCGTTACAGCAACGCCTCGACGTGCTCCATTTCGTCCTGTGAAAAAAAGCACTACATTGGGGCATACCCCTGATACAGCGATAAACATACCCGAAGGAACAATAGCTACGCCTGATACGGCGACGAATGCGCCTGCAACTGCCCCTATCCACGAGTTCATCTGCCTTTACAGCCACGATCTCCGCCGCAAGCAAAAGAGGTGGCAAGATGGCACCCTGAGATTTCATACATTTAACCAGAAATTCATGGTATATGATGAAAATGGGGTCTACGTCGGCGAGGGACACTGGCAGGGAGATGTAGACGACTTCCAGGAGGGTCTCGAGATCAAGCTAGATCGACCCATGGCATGTCTCCAAGTTATGGAGTGCACAGGGACAAAGGAGCAAGACCTTTCGCAGGTCTTGGGCAAGCGTGTACGGGAGGTTGAGGAGAGGCGGGCTGCAAGGGCCCCGGCGAGGAGGAATAGGGAGATTGCAGCGCCAGTAGAGATTGCACCAGATGAGGCACCTGCTACTGTGATCCCTCTAACGCCTCCTAGGAATATGGGAGGTGCCTCTACTGCTGCAAGTCATCCACCGGCTCCTAGGAATATGGGAGCTGCAGGTGCCTCTACCGCTGCAATACATCTGATGCCTCTTAAGAATATGGGAGCTTGGAGTAAACATGCGGAGGATTTGCTTGGAAGGGGCCGGCCGATACGTAGATAGTCTTTTTTAACGACATCAGTGGGTCAATGTTAGACAGTCGGAGTAAAGTGTTTTATG
Proteins encoded:
- a CDS encoding uncharacterized protein (EggNog:ENOG41~BUSCO:EOG092D35K7), which encodes MYRPRKNAGPANRLEISSSPEPQQPTSSPTRGDAQANVQATSQPIFRPVRRNTRPGLISISGAHAAQPTSRPAKSVAPPTLSSISTAQAAQPTFRPARSIAQPELSSIPSVQAAQPTFRQPRTVPQPSLSSIPTAQAAQPTFRSIRSAAPSTLSSTTATHTPQHPIPHSYRSVGVQVNLPPPPAPTPAPLPAARESRPAVTATPRRAPFRPVKKSTTLGHTPDTAINIPEGTIATPDTATNAPATAPIHEFICLYSHDLRRKQKRWQDGTLRFHTFNQKFMVYDENGVYVGEGHWQGDVDDFQEGLEIKLDRPMACLQVMECTGTKEQDLSQVLGKRVREVEERRAARAPARRNREIAAPVEIAPDEAPATVIPLTPPRNMGGASTAASHPPAPRNMGAAGASTAAIHLMPLKNMGAWSKHAEDLLGRGRPIRR
- a CDS encoding uncharacterized protein (TransMembrane:1 (n7-14c32/33o56-77i)), whose protein sequence is MEQMRPFLPPFSLFASASSISHIMLTPRMTASLPTAYRVYPLHDHKKRVARFSCLSLLNTSVLIHFFIFFLSPCNWVSFNLDMRKMADSHYLHTLQVENSKFSSRAPSRGSVTGGDIPPYPVRRRKPVGVES
- a CDS encoding uncharacterized protein (EggNog:ENOG41) — encoded protein: MGSLENWSSDEGDGPRDKTPRSHRPSHQSSRRSMNRSVSILSNLSEMSASVTFGSQWYRNDSDRYGHRSSDHRAPRTRTPYRDIDDDWSDEPYDERDRSEGASGSDNDDSKQKVKRRQSTNVDVDAGAGSSSSASTGSRPIAIPRSRQNSVASAITIPEALSARGERQGAYFPFHEDPKTRVRHSHPFYYDMKNQDIASPSLEDVDTGADADVDMPKPKSQYELSSSTQDDSYGFLSDDEDSEPFISASMGKYYPQVYERRQALKKGIALPALPTASSSKPSGSKSTASKSHRRRPRPRTPVIVPRLAATTTESIPPFQLESAE